A genomic region of Ruficoccus amylovorans contains the following coding sequences:
- the proB gene encoding glutamate 5-kinase — protein sequence MHFLENARRVVIKLGTGVLTSGSGDLNTDVVEGIAREIAALKQRGLQVVLVSSGAVGLGRGQLGLKQRPKKLSSLQKCAAVGQSILTELWRHAFEPHGIIVGQLLLTREDVRSRKRHLAIRDLFEEMLTEGIVPIVNENDTVSAAEIKFGDNDVLSALVASMTKAQLLVILSTAPGLVDMKGSGEIVPVVESITAQIEAMAGGSGTVVGTGGMITKIQAARLAMRSGCGAFIGSGANPAIISDLFAGHATGTIFIPSRLPLGSRKRWLAWFEEPRGRLTVDAGAARALREKGSSLLAKGVTAAEGNFKRGDVVSVFGPGGEAVARGMAGFRIEELIQILGKDSDQIHTLHPDRKHVEVIHRDELVLIGK from the coding sequence ATGCACTTTCTGGAAAACGCCCGTCGCGTCGTGATCAAGCTGGGCACCGGCGTGCTCACCTCCGGCTCGGGCGATCTCAACACAGATGTCGTCGAGGGGATCGCACGTGAAATCGCCGCTCTCAAACAGCGCGGCCTCCAGGTCGTGCTGGTCAGCTCCGGCGCGGTCGGCCTGGGGCGCGGCCAGCTCGGGCTCAAGCAGCGCCCGAAAAAGCTCTCCTCCCTCCAGAAGTGCGCCGCCGTTGGGCAGAGCATCCTGACCGAGCTTTGGCGGCACGCCTTCGAGCCGCACGGGATCATCGTCGGCCAGCTCCTGCTCACCCGCGAAGACGTGCGCTCACGCAAGCGCCACCTGGCCATCCGCGACCTGTTCGAGGAAATGCTGACCGAGGGCATCGTCCCCATCGTCAACGAAAACGACACCGTCAGCGCCGCCGAAATCAAGTTCGGGGACAACGACGTGCTCTCCGCCCTCGTCGCCTCCATGACCAAGGCGCAACTGCTGGTCATCCTCTCCACCGCCCCCGGCCTGGTGGACATGAAGGGCAGCGGCGAGATCGTCCCCGTGGTCGAGTCCATCACCGCGCAGATCGAGGCCATGGCCGGAGGCTCAGGCACCGTCGTGGGCACCGGCGGCATGATTACCAAGATCCAGGCCGCCCGCCTGGCCATGCGCTCCGGTTGCGGCGCGTTCATCGGCTCGGGAGCAAACCCCGCCATCATTTCCGACCTGTTCGCCGGGCATGCCACCGGCACGATCTTTATCCCCAGTCGCCTGCCGCTGGGCTCGCGCAAGCGCTGGCTGGCCTGGTTCGAGGAGCCCCGGGGTCGTCTCACGGTGGACGCCGGAGCCGCCCGCGCCCTGCGCGAAAAAGGCTCCAGCCTGCTGGCCAAGGGCGTCACCGCCGCTGAGGGCAACTTCAAGCGCGGCGATGTCGTCTCGGTCTTCGGCCCCGGCGGCGAAGCCGTCGCCCGCGGCATGGCCGGATTCCGTATCGAAGAACTGATACAAATCCTCGGCAAAGACTCCGACCAGATCCACACCCTCCACCCCGACCGCAAACACGTCGAAGTCATCCACCGCGACGAACTCGTCCTCATCGGAAAGTAG
- the fusA gene encoding elongation factor G, with protein MKNYHAADIRNCAVVGHASTGKTLLCDAMLVCAGQIGKVGSIEAGSSVSDYHADEREHQMSIHASLLHTEWLGKKFNLIDCPGAADFVSEPLSALRVADFALVVVNGCHGIEPGTDMVYDTARAYDIPRMIAVNLLDKENTAFELVLEEARSHFGAKVFPMTIPLNAGPGFNRVLDVMRTSVITYHTDGSGGYDEAPATGELAARVKALHKELIEYVAETDDSLMELFFEKESLSEDELREHLHAAIQQRVVVPLFAVSGQANVGVARMMDIIAKYGSSPLDRQRVAARDVAGDETEVALDGEEPCLFVFKTLNEQHVGGLSFFRVYSGGVSHGMDLRNVSRNGTERIGQIFLLNGRERAAVDHLNCGDIGAAVKLRDTHTGDTLCGGKLSVTLPTVAFPEPNIHGALRVASRSDEEKISQGLHEIQEEDPTFVSRYDPELKQTIISGQGEVQLKVAAEEIKRRYNVDIELIEPRVPYRETIRTGAESRYRHKKQSGGAGQFAEVWMRIEPLPRGSGVEFTNSLVGNNVDRVFVASVEKGVRSACEEGVVGGFHVQDVKIDFFDGKQHPVDSKDIAFQIAGKAAFQEAFRNAQPSLLEPILSVRVTVPDECVGDVMGDLSSRRGRINGVESEGKFQVIDASVPQAELYRYATRLRSLTAGRGRHRESFSHYEEVPPDQEARILDRAQQLATAG; from the coding sequence ATGAAAAATTATCACGCCGCTGATATTCGTAATTGTGCCGTAGTCGGGCACGCTTCAACCGGAAAGACCCTCCTGTGTGACGCCATGCTCGTGTGTGCCGGGCAAATAGGCAAAGTCGGCAGCATTGAGGCCGGATCAAGCGTGTCCGACTATCATGCTGACGAGCGCGAGCACCAGATGTCCATCCACGCCTCGTTGCTGCATACCGAGTGGCTGGGCAAGAAGTTCAACCTCATCGACTGCCCAGGAGCGGCGGACTTCGTGAGCGAGCCGCTGAGCGCGCTGCGGGTGGCGGACTTCGCGCTGGTCGTGGTCAACGGTTGCCACGGCATCGAGCCGGGCACGGACATGGTGTACGACACCGCGCGGGCCTACGACATCCCGCGCATGATCGCGGTCAATCTGCTGGACAAGGAAAATACGGCCTTCGAGCTGGTGCTGGAGGAGGCCCGTTCGCATTTCGGAGCCAAGGTTTTTCCCATGACCATCCCGCTCAACGCCGGGCCGGGCTTTAACCGCGTGCTCGATGTCATGCGCACCTCGGTCATCACCTACCACACCGACGGCAGCGGCGGCTACGACGAGGCCCCGGCCACGGGCGAGCTGGCCGCCCGCGTCAAGGCGCTGCACAAGGAGCTGATCGAGTACGTGGCCGAGACCGACGACTCGCTCATGGAGCTGTTCTTTGAAAAGGAAAGCCTCTCCGAAGACGAACTGCGCGAGCACCTGCACGCCGCTATCCAGCAGCGGGTGGTGGTGCCGCTGTTCGCCGTCTCGGGGCAGGCCAATGTCGGCGTGGCCCGCATGATGGACATCATCGCCAAGTACGGCTCCTCCCCGCTGGACCGCCAGCGCGTGGCCGCTCGTGACGTTGCCGGGGACGAGACCGAGGTGGCACTCGATGGCGAGGAGCCGTGCCTGTTTGTGTTCAAGACGCTCAACGAGCAGCACGTCGGCGGACTGTCGTTTTTCCGGGTGTACTCGGGCGGCGTCAGCCACGGGATGGACCTGCGCAACGTCTCCCGCAACGGCACGGAGCGCATCGGGCAGATTTTCCTGCTCAACGGGCGCGAGCGCGCCGCCGTCGATCACCTCAACTGCGGGGATATCGGGGCCGCCGTCAAGCTGCGCGACACGCACACCGGCGACACCCTCTGCGGCGGCAAGCTCAGCGTCACTCTGCCCACCGTGGCCTTTCCCGAGCCGAACATCCACGGCGCGCTCCGGGTCGCCTCCCGCAGCGACGAGGAAAAAATTTCGCAAGGGCTGCACGAGATTCAGGAGGAGGACCCGACCTTTGTTTCCCGCTACGACCCGGAGTTGAAGCAGACGATCATCTCCGGCCAGGGCGAGGTGCAGCTAAAGGTCGCCGCCGAGGAGATCAAGCGCCGCTACAACGTGGACATCGAACTGATCGAACCGCGCGTGCCCTACCGCGAGACCATCCGCACCGGGGCCGAGAGCCGCTACCGTCACAAGAAGCAAAGCGGCGGGGCCGGGCAATTCGCCGAGGTGTGGATGCGCATCGAGCCGCTTCCGCGCGGCTCCGGGGTCGAGTTCACCAACTCGCTCGTCGGTAACAACGTGGACCGGGTCTTCGTCGCCTCGGTCGAGAAAGGCGTCCGCTCCGCCTGCGAGGAGGGCGTGGTCGGCGGTTTCCACGTTCAGGACGTGAAGATCGACTTCTTCGACGGCAAGCAGCACCCGGTCGATTCCAAGGACATCGCCTTCCAGATCGCGGGTAAGGCCGCCTTTCAGGAAGCCTTCCGCAACGCCCAGCCCAGCCTGCTGGAGCCGATCCTGAGCGTCCGCGTCACCGTCCCCGATGAGTGCGTGGGCGATGTCATGGGCGACCTCTCCAGCCGCCGGGGCCGTATCAACGGCGTCGAGTCAGAGGGCAAGTTCCAGGTCATCGACGCGAGCGTCCCTCAGGCCGAACTCTACCGCTACGCCACCCGCCTGCGCTCCCTCACCGCCGGGCGTGGCCGCCACCGTGAATCCTTCAGCCACTACGAGGAAGTTCCCCCCGACCAGGAAGCCCGCATCCTCGACCGCGCCCAGCAGCTCGCCACAGCGGGGTAG
- a CDS encoding aminoacyl-tRNA deacylase, whose product MCIKKLREYLDRHGVKYVSVSHSPAYSAQEVAASVHVSGRELAKVVMVTMHNQLAMVVLPASYHIDFQRLNQALHSKEMYLASEEEFVRRFPDCEPGAMPPFGNLYGMEVFVAQSLSEDSTITFNAGTHTDAISMAYTDFARLVEPRVISFTDRVRCGDERREPAPL is encoded by the coding sequence ATGTGCATAAAAAAACTGCGTGAGTATCTCGACCGGCACGGAGTGAAGTATGTATCCGTGAGCCATTCACCGGCCTACTCGGCCCAGGAGGTGGCGGCGAGCGTCCATGTCTCAGGCCGCGAACTGGCCAAGGTCGTCATGGTGACGATGCACAACCAGTTGGCAATGGTCGTCCTGCCGGCCAGCTACCACATCGACTTTCAGCGGCTCAACCAGGCGCTGCACAGCAAGGAGATGTACCTGGCGTCCGAGGAGGAGTTTGTACGGCGTTTTCCGGACTGTGAGCCGGGCGCGATGCCGCCGTTCGGGAACCTTTACGGGATGGAGGTCTTCGTCGCGCAGAGCCTGAGCGAAGACTCCACCATCACCTTCAACGCCGGGACGCACACGGATGCCATTTCAATGGCTTACACGGACTTCGCCCGGCTGGTCGAGCCCAGGGTGATCAGTTTCACCGACCGGGTTCGTTGCGGCGATGAGCGCCGCGAACCCGCCCCTCTCTGA